In a single window of the Arthrobacter sp. StoSoilA2 genome:
- a CDS encoding trypsin-like peptidase domain-containing protein: protein MNHRPASAKCTASRPVELLAAAAVLASVVSGCTAPGPSPQGPSTSQFSGATGSPPGGQTAGQSAGESAGQSGQGASSPAPQQGAADIPDIISNVQPSVVTIFTDGGLGSGVVYSQDGLILTNEHVVRGNRDVEVGFADGQRVAGTVRATDAITDLALVEAKRTGLPAAKFQTSLPRIGELAIVIGSPLGFENTATAGIISGLHRQIPGSASSSQSLVDLIQTDAAISPGNSGGAVVNSRGEVTGISEAYIPPQSGAVALGFAIPAATAVKVADQLKEDGTADHAFIGLGPGDITQQIADRLGLPDTHGALALSVQDGGPAAKAGIQPGDVLVKLDGKDLATPEDLLAALRTKSPGQNVTVEFRRGSETQEVKVQLAERPSS from the coding sequence ATGAACCATCGGCCAGCTTCAGCCAAGTGCACTGCGTCCCGTCCCGTCGAACTCCTCGCGGCAGCAGCTGTCCTAGCCTCCGTGGTTTCCGGCTGCACAGCTCCTGGGCCCAGCCCGCAGGGACCGTCGACTTCACAGTTCTCGGGCGCGACCGGCAGCCCACCCGGCGGACAAACCGCCGGGCAATCCGCAGGAGAATCCGCCGGACAATCCGGTCAAGGGGCCAGCAGCCCGGCCCCTCAGCAGGGTGCCGCGGACATCCCTGACATCATCAGCAATGTCCAGCCGTCGGTGGTTACCATCTTCACGGACGGCGGTTTGGGCAGTGGAGTCGTATATTCGCAGGATGGCCTGATCCTGACCAATGAACATGTGGTGCGCGGCAACCGCGATGTTGAGGTTGGCTTTGCTGACGGCCAGCGGGTGGCTGGCACCGTGCGGGCCACCGACGCCATCACTGATCTTGCCCTCGTGGAAGCAAAACGGACAGGTTTGCCGGCCGCGAAATTCCAAACCTCCCTGCCCCGGATCGGCGAGCTGGCGATCGTCATAGGCTCGCCGCTGGGATTCGAAAATACGGCGACGGCGGGCATCATCTCCGGCCTCCACCGCCAGATCCCGGGTTCGGCGTCCAGCAGCCAGTCTCTGGTGGACCTCATCCAGACCGACGCCGCGATCAGCCCCGGCAACTCAGGCGGAGCCGTAGTGAACAGCCGGGGCGAAGTGACCGGCATCAGCGAAGCCTACATTCCGCCGCAGTCAGGTGCGGTTGCCCTGGGGTTTGCCATCCCCGCTGCCACCGCCGTGAAAGTGGCTGACCAGCTGAAGGAGGATGGCACAGCCGATCACGCCTTCATTGGTTTGGGACCGGGGGATATCACTCAACAGATCGCCGACCGGCTGGGCCTACCTGACACCCACGGGGCGCTGGCCCTTTCGGTGCAGGATGGCGGGCCGGCCGCCAAAGCCGGCATCCAGCCAGGGGACGTACTCGTCAAGCTCGATGGCAAGGACCTGGCAACCCCCGAGGATCTCCTCGCAGCCTTGAGAACCAAGAGTCCCGGGCAGAACGTGACGGTGGAATTCCGCAGGGGATCAGAAACCCAGGAAGTAAAGGTCCAACTGGCCGAACGCCCGTCCTCATAG
- a CDS encoding amino acid permease: protein MPQSTPTDLQNPTAPSTAVGSTLSAEGYQKTLSRRHVTMIAMGGAIGVGLFMGAGGRLASTGPALIFSYAIAGVIAYLLMRALGELIMYRQTSGSFVSYAGEMFGKKGAFLSGWMYFINWAMTGIAELIAIGLYFQFFFPNVPVELSAIAALVLLVAVNLFSVKAFGEFEFWASCLKVAAILIFLAVGTFMVVTNAQVGNGHASVGNLFHEDGGMFPKGGLVMILVLNAVIFAYNAIELVGITAGEMENPEREVPKAIRAVVIRIIVFYVGSVMLLAMLLPSDQYKAGTSPFVTVFGQMGLGWMGDVMNMIVITAALSSCNSGLYSIGRIFRTMANNGHAPQWLTKMSSRHVPYAAILAIGGVYLVGILLNIWLGGSHAFDLALNTASIGVIFTWGSIFASQIALRKKRGNVSSLPMPGSPWTSWLGLVALLAITVLIGFDTMTDKATGEVFLLGLWTLATIPFFALVLWLGWQKVKNNEPKSELFS from the coding sequence GTGCCGCAAAGTACCCCCACAGATCTCCAGAACCCGACGGCCCCATCCACCGCCGTCGGCTCCACCCTCAGCGCCGAGGGTTACCAGAAGACCCTGAGCCGGCGCCACGTCACCATGATCGCCATGGGCGGCGCAATCGGCGTCGGCCTGTTCATGGGCGCCGGTGGCCGCCTGGCCTCCACCGGCCCGGCCCTGATTTTCTCCTACGCCATTGCCGGCGTCATCGCTTACCTGCTGATGCGTGCCCTCGGTGAACTCATCATGTACCGCCAGACGTCCGGCTCTTTCGTGAGCTACGCCGGTGAAATGTTCGGCAAGAAGGGCGCCTTCCTTTCAGGTTGGATGTACTTCATCAACTGGGCCATGACAGGCATTGCCGAGCTCATCGCAATCGGGCTGTACTTCCAGTTCTTCTTCCCCAACGTTCCCGTTGAACTGTCCGCCATTGCAGCGCTGGTGCTGCTGGTGGCCGTGAACTTGTTCAGCGTCAAGGCCTTCGGCGAGTTCGAATTCTGGGCCTCCTGCCTCAAGGTCGCAGCCATCCTGATCTTCCTGGCCGTTGGTACCTTCATGGTTGTCACCAACGCCCAGGTGGGTAACGGGCATGCCTCGGTGGGCAACCTGTTCCACGAAGACGGTGGCATGTTCCCCAAGGGCGGCCTGGTCATGATCCTGGTCCTCAACGCCGTGATCTTCGCCTACAACGCAATCGAACTCGTTGGTATTACCGCTGGTGAGATGGAGAACCCGGAACGCGAAGTTCCCAAGGCGATCCGCGCCGTCGTGATCCGCATTATTGTCTTCTACGTCGGTTCCGTGATGCTGCTTGCGATGCTGCTGCCGTCGGACCAGTACAAGGCCGGCACCTCGCCGTTCGTCACCGTGTTCGGCCAGATGGGCCTCGGCTGGATGGGCGACGTCATGAACATGATCGTCATCACCGCCGCGCTGTCCTCCTGCAACTCGGGCCTGTACTCGATCGGCCGCATCTTCCGGACCATGGCCAACAACGGCCACGCGCCGCAGTGGCTCACCAAAATGTCATCCCGCCACGTGCCGTACGCTGCCATCCTGGCGATCGGCGGTGTGTACCTGGTGGGTATCCTGCTCAACATCTGGCTGGGTGGCTCCCACGCGTTCGACCTCGCGCTGAACACGGCCTCCATCGGTGTGATCTTCACCTGGGGCTCCATCTTCGCGAGCCAGATTGCCCTGCGGAAGAAGCGCGGCAACGTCTCCAGCCTGCCGATGCCCGGTTCGCCGTGGACCAGCTGGCTGGGCCTGGTTGCGCTGCTGGCCATAACCGTACTGATCGGCTTCGACACCATGACCGATAAGGCAACCGGCGAGGTCTTCCTCCTGGGTCTCTGGACCTTGGCGACCATCCCGTTCTTCGCCCTCGTCCTGTGGCTTGGCTGGCAGAAGGTCAAGAACAACGAGCCCAAGAGCGAACTGTTCAGCTAA
- a CDS encoding Rieske 2Fe-2S domain-containing protein, producing the protein MKIPHVIGPVDQIPFGEGRAFGIDGEQVAVFRLRDGTLRAVSAVCPHKGGPLADGTIDQRVVMCPLHQHSFELETGCSTTGAKPLRTYEVFADESRNIVLIS; encoded by the coding sequence ATGAAGATTCCACACGTCATAGGGCCGGTGGACCAAATTCCGTTCGGCGAAGGCCGGGCGTTCGGGATCGACGGCGAGCAGGTTGCGGTCTTCCGGCTACGGGACGGGACCTTGCGGGCTGTGTCGGCAGTGTGCCCACATAAGGGCGGCCCCCTTGCCGACGGAACCATCGACCAGCGCGTGGTGATGTGCCCGCTCCACCAGCACTCGTTTGAGCTGGAAACCGGGTGTTCCACCACGGGAGCCAAGCCCCTGCGGACGTACGAAGTCTTCGCAGATGAGAGCCGGAATATCGTGCTGATCTCCTAA
- the nirB gene encoding nitrite reductase large subunit NirB, whose protein sequence is MTRQLVVIGNGMAGARAVEEILARGGGDAFDITIFGDEPYGNYNRIMLSHVLSGEESDADIFLNALPWYQENNITLHAGVRVERIDKYSKHVFAADGRVVPYDVLIIATGSHSFLPPMDGLYTPSGSVRHGVFTFRTMDDTRKMVQFAQHEHHRKAVVIGGGLLGLEAARGLQAYGLDVAVVHSGGHLMNAQLGPDGGAILRRSVQALGIEVHTGSRTTAVLGKDRITGVRLRDDTELDCDMVVVTAGIRPNVDVAVVSGLAVERAIVVDDHLRVMDEEDIYAVGECVQHRGEVYGLVAPLWEQAAVLADQITGVDRSSVYLGSRTATKLKVAGVDVASMGLAGPERDTDEHIVFSEPSRGVFKSIVIRDNKMVGATLLGDSRKVAYLTQAFDQGLPLPEERLSLMFDLGSPGEEEGVSELADSAQVCNCNGVSKGTLVAAVQGGCRSVPAAMDATRAGKGCGSCKLLVTQVVEWAADGAVEDDPAASYYVPGIPLDKAALISRIRELGLRSVSQVFAALAPGSAEDAKSKMGLASLLKMMLAEQYIDERDARFINDRVHANIQRDGTFSVVPQMKGGVTSVQQLRTIADVAEKHNIPMIKLTGGQRIDLLGVPKEDLPQVWADLDMPSGYAYGKSFRTVKTCVGKDYCRFGTGDSTGLGISLESRFQGIESPAKLKLAVSGCPRNCAESLVKDVGVVAVEGGRWEIYVGGAAGAQIRKGDLLVTVDTPEEVTLLAGRFMQYYRENANWLERTYAFVPRVGIDRIRSVILDDSEGIAARLDEAMQESVDNYVDPWSERDDPLTPGQFRTSLPLTVLPQVPVR, encoded by the coding sequence ATGACCAGGCAGCTGGTGGTCATCGGCAACGGCATGGCCGGTGCACGTGCGGTGGAGGAGATCCTGGCCCGCGGCGGCGGGGACGCGTTCGACATCACCATTTTCGGTGACGAACCGTATGGAAACTACAACCGCATCATGCTCAGCCACGTGCTTTCCGGCGAGGAAAGCGATGCCGACATCTTCCTCAACGCGCTGCCGTGGTACCAGGAAAACAACATCACCCTGCACGCAGGGGTCCGGGTGGAGCGCATAGATAAGTACAGCAAACACGTCTTTGCGGCCGATGGCAGGGTGGTTCCCTACGACGTCCTGATCATCGCCACCGGAAGCCACTCTTTCCTTCCCCCGATGGATGGCCTCTACACGCCCAGCGGATCGGTGCGCCACGGGGTTTTCACGTTCCGGACCATGGACGATACCCGCAAGATGGTCCAGTTCGCCCAGCACGAGCATCACCGCAAGGCTGTGGTGATTGGCGGGGGATTGCTGGGGCTTGAGGCTGCCCGCGGACTGCAGGCGTACGGCCTTGACGTGGCGGTGGTCCACTCCGGTGGCCACCTCATGAACGCGCAATTAGGGCCCGATGGCGGCGCAATACTGCGGCGAAGCGTCCAGGCGCTGGGCATCGAGGTCCATACAGGAAGCCGGACCACTGCGGTGCTGGGCAAGGACCGGATCACCGGCGTGCGGCTGCGTGATGACACTGAGCTGGACTGCGACATGGTGGTTGTGACTGCCGGCATCCGGCCCAACGTGGATGTCGCCGTCGTGAGTGGATTGGCCGTGGAACGGGCCATCGTGGTGGATGACCACCTGCGCGTCATGGACGAAGAGGACATCTATGCCGTGGGGGAGTGCGTTCAACACCGGGGCGAGGTCTATGGGCTCGTAGCGCCCCTGTGGGAGCAGGCCGCTGTTCTTGCGGACCAGATCACCGGTGTGGATCGTTCCTCGGTCTATCTGGGTTCCAGGACCGCCACCAAACTGAAGGTGGCCGGCGTCGACGTCGCTTCCATGGGCCTGGCGGGCCCGGAACGGGACACGGATGAGCACATTGTTTTTTCGGAACCGAGCCGGGGCGTGTTCAAGTCGATCGTGATCCGGGACAACAAGATGGTGGGCGCTACCCTTCTTGGTGACAGCCGCAAGGTTGCCTACTTGACCCAGGCTTTTGACCAGGGCCTGCCGCTGCCCGAGGAACGGCTTTCGCTGATGTTCGATCTCGGCTCGCCGGGTGAAGAGGAAGGTGTTTCCGAGCTGGCGGATTCGGCACAGGTCTGCAACTGCAATGGGGTTTCCAAAGGAACGCTTGTTGCCGCGGTGCAGGGTGGTTGCCGTTCGGTACCGGCAGCCATGGACGCCACCCGGGCCGGCAAGGGCTGTGGTTCCTGCAAGCTGCTGGTCACACAGGTGGTGGAGTGGGCGGCCGACGGCGCCGTAGAAGATGACCCGGCTGCCAGCTACTACGTTCCCGGTATTCCCCTGGACAAGGCCGCGTTGATATCCCGGATCCGGGAGCTTGGTCTGCGCTCGGTTTCCCAGGTGTTTGCTGCGCTGGCTCCCGGAAGCGCTGAAGATGCCAAATCCAAGATGGGCCTTGCCTCGCTCCTGAAGATGATGCTGGCAGAGCAATACATCGACGAGCGTGACGCCCGCTTCATCAACGACCGCGTGCATGCGAACATCCAGCGTGACGGTACGTTCTCCGTGGTTCCGCAGATGAAGGGAGGCGTGACGTCCGTGCAGCAGCTCCGCACGATTGCCGACGTCGCGGAGAAGCACAACATTCCCATGATCAAGCTGACCGGTGGGCAAAGGATCGACCTTCTGGGCGTTCCAAAGGAAGACCTTCCGCAGGTTTGGGCCGATCTGGACATGCCCTCCGGCTACGCCTACGGCAAGAGTTTCCGCACCGTGAAGACCTGTGTGGGGAAGGACTACTGCCGCTTTGGCACGGGTGATTCCACGGGTTTGGGCATCTCGCTGGAATCCCGCTTCCAGGGAATCGAGTCGCCGGCAAAACTGAAACTCGCAGTCTCCGGGTGTCCGCGGAACTGTGCGGAGTCCTTGGTCAAGGACGTAGGCGTCGTTGCGGTGGAAGGAGGCCGCTGGGAAATCTATGTTGGGGGAGCGGCCGGCGCCCAAATCCGCAAGGGCGATCTGCTGGTCACGGTGGATACTCCGGAGGAAGTCACACTGCTGGCGGGTCGGTTCATGCAGTACTACCGGGAGAACGCGAACTGGCTGGAACGGACGTATGCGTTTGTTCCCCGGGTGGGGATCGATCGCATCCGCAGCGTCATCCTGGACGACTCCGAGGGCATCGCCGCCCGCCTGGATGAGGCGATGCAGGAGTCAGTGGACAACTACGTGGATCCGTGGAGTGAGCGCGATGATCCACTCACGCCCGGCCAATTCCGGACCTCGCTGCCGCTCACAGTCCTGCCGCAGGTGCCGGTCCGATGA
- a CDS encoding molybdopterin oxidoreductase — translation MISKNLFLQGIFPFDGIGMEKPVPLHSELAHFVPDGVVNQTLYFRGGNTSSELIAVVLMRDGVPMRYFPIGAKGDVHVPLRVVEDIEGGSMIELYIAAPAGVRGSVVVDLGMVEH, via the coding sequence GTGATTTCCAAGAACCTCTTCCTTCAAGGCATATTCCCGTTTGACGGCATCGGTATGGAAAAGCCGGTTCCCCTCCACAGCGAGCTCGCGCACTTTGTCCCGGACGGCGTCGTGAACCAGACGCTCTACTTCCGCGGCGGCAACACCAGCTCCGAACTCATCGCGGTTGTCCTTATGCGCGACGGTGTGCCGATGCGGTATTTCCCCATCGGGGCCAAAGGCGATGTGCACGTCCCGTTGCGGGTCGTGGAAGATATCGAGGGCGGCTCGATGATCGAGTTGTACATCGCCGCGCCGGCCGGCGTCCGCGGTTCCGTGGTGGTGGACCTGGGCATGGTGGAGCACTGA
- a CDS encoding ABC-F family ATP-binding cassette domain-containing protein: MTDHLHLSGVSHGYGDRELFQGVELTIDHGEHVAIVGENGAGKSTLLRLLAGVETPDDGTAGLAGNAGYRLGYLAQTHGLPASITVGDAIDESLKALRSLEARITELEQDLADADPETLELYGSLQTQYQLREGYAAESRVEAALDRLGLGGLDRRRTLGSLSGGEQERVALACLLADPAEALLLDEPTNHLDANGTAWLESRLAAHRGTVVVVSHDRVLLRKVASTVIEVDAERRSVNRYGNGYEGYLREKAAQRARWVQQYEEWLDAMAAERFQAATVSGGMGYGRVRDNDKFATGFKKGTWQRAATSKVRNAQERLRRLEENPIDRPPVPLKLAAQLDVQLEEAAGPAIEARGISVPGRLKPTDLRVETGEKVLITGPNGAGKSTLVSVLAGTLEPASGTLAVQGTVGYLQQELDVPPRPGLRLLPAFAAGLGGNIDEHAEALLRLGLFRPAEFHVPVGSLSAGQQRRLALARLLLGSYETMIVDEPTNHLAPVLVEQLEAALAGFAGTLVIVSHDRALGEWFDRCAAAGSVGSWVRYGMQDGELL; the protein is encoded by the coding sequence TTGACTGACCACCTTCACCTTTCCGGCGTTTCCCACGGCTACGGGGACCGCGAACTTTTCCAGGGCGTTGAACTCACCATCGATCACGGCGAGCACGTTGCCATTGTCGGGGAAAACGGGGCGGGGAAATCCACCCTTCTCCGCCTGCTGGCCGGCGTGGAAACGCCCGACGACGGCACGGCCGGGTTGGCAGGGAACGCCGGCTACCGCCTGGGCTACCTCGCCCAGACGCACGGACTTCCTGCCTCGATTACTGTCGGCGACGCGATCGACGAGTCCCTTAAGGCACTCCGCTCGCTTGAGGCCCGCATCACCGAACTGGAACAGGACCTGGCGGACGCGGACCCCGAAACCCTGGAACTCTACGGAAGCCTGCAGACCCAGTACCAACTCCGCGAGGGGTACGCTGCCGAGTCCCGGGTGGAAGCAGCGCTGGACAGGCTGGGGCTGGGAGGCCTGGATCGGCGTCGAACGCTTGGGTCTTTGTCCGGCGGGGAGCAGGAGCGCGTTGCCCTCGCCTGCCTGCTGGCAGATCCTGCCGAAGCCCTGCTCCTGGACGAGCCCACCAACCACCTGGACGCCAACGGCACAGCCTGGCTGGAATCGAGGTTGGCTGCGCACCGAGGCACCGTGGTGGTGGTTTCGCACGACCGCGTCCTGTTGCGGAAGGTAGCCAGCACAGTAATCGAAGTCGACGCCGAGCGCCGTTCCGTCAATAGATACGGCAACGGCTACGAAGGTTACCTGCGGGAGAAAGCGGCCCAGCGGGCCCGTTGGGTGCAGCAATACGAGGAATGGCTCGACGCCATGGCCGCCGAACGGTTCCAGGCCGCCACGGTTTCCGGCGGCATGGGCTACGGCCGGGTGCGCGACAACGACAAATTTGCGACCGGCTTCAAAAAAGGCACCTGGCAACGCGCAGCCACCAGCAAAGTTCGCAACGCCCAGGAACGCCTGCGGCGGCTCGAAGAGAACCCCATTGACCGGCCACCCGTGCCGCTCAAGCTCGCCGCGCAACTTGACGTTCAGCTCGAGGAAGCTGCTGGACCGGCCATCGAAGCACGCGGCATTAGCGTGCCCGGTCGCCTCAAACCGACTGATCTGCGCGTCGAAACCGGGGAGAAGGTCCTCATCACCGGGCCAAACGGCGCAGGAAAATCAACGCTGGTCTCCGTGCTCGCCGGGACGCTTGAGCCGGCCAGCGGAACCTTGGCCGTTCAGGGCACGGTGGGGTATCTGCAGCAGGAACTCGACGTGCCGCCGCGTCCCGGGCTCCGGCTCCTTCCGGCGTTTGCCGCAGGACTGGGCGGAAACATCGACGAACACGCCGAGGCCCTGCTTCGCCTGGGCTTGTTCCGGCCTGCGGAGTTCCACGTTCCCGTGGGCAGCCTCTCGGCCGGACAGCAACGCAGGCTCGCCCTGGCCAGGCTGCTCCTGGGCAGCTACGAAACCATGATCGTGGACGAACCCACCAACCACCTTGCGCCGGTGCTCGTGGAACAGTTGGAAGCTGCGCTCGCAGGCTTCGCCGGGACACTGGTCATCGTGAGCCACGACCGCGCGCTGGGGGAGTGGTTCGATCGGTGTGCAGCGGCCGGTTCAGTGGGTAGCTGGGTCCGGTACGGGATGCAGGATGGTGAGTTGCTGTAG
- a CDS encoding metal ABC transporter permease produces MEFLLEPLSYDFMVRALATTAIAAVVCAVLSCWLVLIGWSLMGDAVSHAVLPGVVLAYIVGAPFALGALVFALIAVTLIGVVRNTSRVKEDAAIGIVFTSLFALGLVLISVTPSQTDLNHIIFGNLLGVSVPDLIQVVVLGVVAFAILILKRRDLTLYAFDPTHAHAIGLSPRRLGALLLGLLALTSVVALQTVGVVLVVAMLIIPGATAYLLTDRFSRMLVIAPVISVACSMTGIYLSYYLDTASGAMVVVTQGAVFAVVYLFSPRQGLIGTRVAKARRKRAVAAA; encoded by the coding sequence GTGGAATTCCTGCTTGAACCTTTGAGCTACGACTTCATGGTCCGCGCCCTCGCCACCACGGCAATTGCTGCGGTGGTTTGTGCGGTCCTTAGCTGCTGGCTCGTTCTGATCGGCTGGTCCCTCATGGGCGACGCCGTATCGCACGCGGTGCTTCCCGGCGTCGTGCTCGCCTACATTGTGGGTGCGCCGTTCGCGCTTGGTGCGTTGGTGTTCGCGCTGATCGCCGTGACGTTGATCGGGGTGGTGCGGAACACCAGCCGCGTGAAGGAAGATGCGGCAATCGGCATCGTGTTCACGTCGCTGTTCGCGCTGGGCCTGGTGCTGATCTCCGTGACGCCGAGCCAGACTGACCTGAACCACATCATCTTCGGCAACCTTCTGGGCGTCAGCGTCCCTGACCTCATCCAGGTTGTGGTCCTTGGCGTGGTGGCCTTCGCGATCCTGATCCTCAAGCGCCGGGACCTCACGCTGTACGCGTTCGACCCCACGCATGCCCACGCCATTGGACTGTCGCCCAGGCGGCTCGGAGCGCTGCTGCTCGGCCTGCTGGCGCTGACATCGGTGGTGGCTTTGCAAACCGTGGGCGTGGTGCTGGTGGTGGCCATGCTGATCATTCCCGGCGCCACCGCCTACCTGCTGACGGACCGGTTCTCCCGGATGCTGGTGATCGCCCCGGTCATCTCGGTGGCGTGCTCCATGACCGGCATCTACCTGAGCTACTACCTGGACACGGCATCAGGGGCGATGGTGGTGGTCACCCAGGGTGCGGTGTTCGCCGTCGTCTATCTGTTCAGTCCGCGGCAAGGGCTGATTGGTACGCGCGTGGCAAAGGCCCGGCGGAAGCGCGCGGTCGCGGCGGCCTGA
- a CDS encoding metal ABC transporter ATP-binding protein — translation MTSPAIVVENVTVHYGEVLALDSASLTLDHSRICGLVGMNGSGKSTLFKTIMGMVKPDSGRVLINGHPPMKTRKEAGIGYVPQSEDVDWAFPLSVRDVVMMGRYGHLGFTRRPRKADRDAVEQALDRVELGEFADRQIGQLSGGQKKRAFVARGIAQGATMMLLDEPFAGVDKRSEATITRLLRELAADGATILISTHDLHALPQLCDEAVLLMRKVLMHGSPDVVLQPENLAMAFGLDVMNRG, via the coding sequence ATGACCAGCCCCGCGATCGTCGTTGAGAACGTCACGGTCCACTACGGCGAGGTGCTGGCGCTGGACTCCGCATCCCTCACCCTGGACCACTCCAGAATCTGCGGTTTGGTCGGCATGAACGGCTCGGGCAAGTCCACCCTGTTCAAGACCATCATGGGCATGGTGAAGCCCGATTCCGGCCGGGTCCTCATCAACGGTCACCCGCCCATGAAGACCCGCAAGGAGGCCGGCATCGGCTACGTCCCGCAAAGCGAGGATGTGGACTGGGCCTTCCCCCTGTCCGTGCGGGACGTAGTGATGATGGGCCGCTATGGGCACCTCGGTTTCACCCGCCGTCCGCGGAAAGCCGACCGGGACGCCGTCGAACAGGCCCTGGACCGCGTGGAGCTTGGCGAGTTTGCCGACCGCCAAATCGGCCAGCTGTCCGGCGGGCAGAAAAAGCGTGCCTTTGTAGCCCGGGGCATCGCACAAGGCGCCACCATGATGCTGCTGGATGAACCCTTCGCCGGAGTGGACAAGCGATCAGAAGCCACTATCACCAGGCTCCTGCGCGAACTTGCGGCTGACGGCGCCACCATCCTCATCTCCACCCACGACCTCCACGCGCTCCCTCAGCTCTGCGACGAAGCAGTGCTCCTGATGCGTAAGGTGCTGATGCATGGCAGCCCGGACGTAGTGCTGCAACCTGAAAATCTAGCCATGGCATTTGGCCTTGACGTCATGAACAGGGGCTAA
- a CDS encoding metal ABC transporter substrate-binding protein — MPNFPFRRAKVVRRFAALLTASALVLGVSACGGNSSAGGDDKPVVLTTFTVLADVAKNVAGDKLRVESITKAGAEIHGYEPTPGDIRKAAQADLILDNGLNLEAWFSQFVEGLDVPHAVVSDGVKVMPIAEDFYQGKPNPHAWMSPSNVQIYANNMAKAFAKLDPAHAGEFEANAKAYNAKLQTVQDEMVSKLSVLPEAHRALVTCEGAFSYLARDAGLKEVYIWAVNAEQQATPQQIARAIEFVKDNQVPAVFCESTVSDAPMRQVVGATGAKFGGVLYVDSLSEADGPVPTYLDLIRHDAKTITTALAGGAS; from the coding sequence ATGCCTAACTTTCCGTTTCGGCGCGCCAAAGTTGTCCGCCGATTCGCCGCCTTACTGACCGCATCCGCTCTGGTGCTCGGGGTGTCCGCCTGCGGAGGAAATTCCTCCGCCGGAGGTGACGACAAACCCGTTGTCCTGACCACGTTTACCGTTTTGGCCGACGTCGCCAAAAACGTCGCCGGTGACAAGCTCCGCGTGGAATCCATCACCAAGGCCGGGGCCGAAATCCACGGCTATGAGCCGACTCCCGGGGACATCCGCAAGGCTGCCCAGGCCGACCTCATCCTGGATAACGGCCTGAACCTTGAAGCATGGTTCTCCCAATTCGTGGAAGGACTCGATGTACCCCACGCTGTGGTGAGCGACGGCGTGAAGGTCATGCCCATCGCAGAAGACTTCTACCAGGGCAAACCAAACCCGCACGCATGGATGTCCCCCAGCAACGTCCAGATCTACGCCAACAACATGGCCAAGGCCTTCGCCAAGCTCGACCCCGCCCATGCCGGCGAGTTTGAAGCCAATGCCAAGGCCTACAACGCCAAACTGCAGACCGTCCAGGACGAGATGGTCTCCAAGCTCTCCGTTCTGCCCGAAGCCCACCGGGCGCTGGTGACGTGCGAAGGTGCGTTCTCCTACCTGGCCCGGGATGCCGGACTCAAAGAGGTCTACATCTGGGCCGTGAACGCTGAGCAGCAGGCCACGCCCCAGCAGATCGCGCGGGCCATCGAATTCGTCAAGGACAACCAGGTGCCGGCCGTGTTCTGCGAATCCACCGTCTCCGACGCCCCCATGCGGCAAGTCGTCGGTGCTACCGGCGCCAAATTCGGTGGCGTACTCTACGTGGACTCGTTATCAGAAGCAGACGGTCCTGTTCCCACGTATTTGGACCTCATCCGCCACGATGCGAAGACCATCACCACAGCCCTGGCAGGAGGAGCGTCATGA
- a CDS encoding CPBP family intramembrane glutamic endopeptidase, which translates to MGTISMGARLYRFNALDAVAVAAYVGFTVYFTFAGESVERMMLRLFSDPATASYAVNAVFYAAVGVFALASAWRIVGRDIKILGTRPWFTLGMVPLAVVVMLIVTAILVAALGTAQTSENQLGIQGLLQRVPAWLMVPLLVVLGPFVEEYLFRHLLIGKLSQHVNIWICCAISVGVFASIHVVGREGLALSALAPYLGMALVLVAVYVWTGKNLMFSYFVHAAKNLLAVVLIYAIPPDFLPTG; encoded by the coding sequence ATGGGCACCATTTCGATGGGGGCGAGGCTTTACCGGTTCAATGCCCTGGACGCAGTCGCCGTGGCCGCCTACGTGGGGTTCACGGTCTACTTCACTTTTGCGGGCGAATCCGTGGAGCGAATGATGCTCCGGCTTTTTTCCGACCCCGCCACGGCTTCCTATGCCGTCAACGCGGTCTTCTATGCTGCCGTCGGGGTCTTTGCCTTGGCGTCCGCCTGGCGCATTGTTGGCCGCGACATCAAGATCCTGGGCACCCGTCCCTGGTTCACCCTTGGCATGGTCCCCCTTGCGGTGGTGGTCATGCTGATCGTCACGGCAATTCTGGTTGCGGCGCTCGGTACGGCGCAGACCTCCGAAAACCAGTTGGGCATCCAAGGCCTGCTTCAGCGTGTGCCGGCCTGGCTCATGGTGCCGCTGCTGGTGGTCCTGGGGCCGTTCGTCGAGGAGTACCTGTTCCGGCACCTACTCATCGGCAAATTGTCGCAGCACGTGAACATTTGGATCTGCTGCGCGATTTCGGTAGGCGTTTTCGCGTCGATCCATGTTGTGGGCCGGGAAGGGCTGGCGTTGTCGGCCCTTGCGCCTTATCTCGGCATGGCCCTGGTGCTGGTGGCGGTCTACGTGTGGACGGGAAAGAACCTGATGTTCTCCTACTTCGTCCATGCGGCCAAGAACCTCCTGGCCGTGGTTCTCATTTATGCGATCCCGCCGGACTTCCTCCCCACCGGGTAA